One window of the Daphnia magna isolate NIES unplaced genomic scaffold, ASM2063170v1.1 Dm_contigs096, whole genome shotgun sequence genome contains the following:
- the LOC123477594 gene encoding uncharacterized protein LOC123477594 encodes MGTEFPDVWPRTAEISFGNTEVTRHEFYECFEHDSNESDSIFDASLVARRSELELEIGQLTSYALEFNISNSMAQAFNRGVLGSIPESDNPLVSPFTVEEINNALRATKKNKAPGRKSKEVSSLKPAAIIAYDLEKAYDLVNRDVLWEVMTAMGYPPLCLSRGIDGIEHYGKRIQVRAIERTATVYWLGPHLKNFLPQITQPRFNVTHSSHPYFTTSLSTITDLLKAGIFTSSTVSNHRATYNHLIANIGQPGRTEIAKPDLDWASIWRWVAKIKGKNAELVWDFNHNQLSTKMRLTNLNLSNNDQCPLCNAGQETDDHLMLLCKEKVDNSLWLRIQLTKLGCLKPLKSAINGDVGNGPNKKKILALIQSYIITVWTGRSQNFNPAINEIQSLWSRLLHSKNSPQTSPSKP; translated from the exons ATGGGAACGGAATTCCCAGACGTCTGGCCACGTACTGCCGAAATCTCTTTTGGTAATACTGAAGTGACCAGGCATGAATTCTACGAATGTTTCGAGCATGATAGTAATGAATCTGACAGCatctttgatgct TCATTAGTGGCAAGGAGGTCCGAATTAGAGTTAGAGATAGGTCAGTTAACCTCGTACGCGTTagaattcaacatttcaaattcgatG GCTCAAGCGTTCAATCGAGGAGTACTAGGTTCGATCCCGGAGAGTGACAATCCTCTAGTGTCTCCATTTACAGTAGAGGAAATTAACAACGCACTTAGGGCAACTAAAAAGAACAAGGCCCCAG GCcgtaaatcaaaagaagtATCTTCCCTCAAACCGGCCGCCATTATCGCGTACGATTTGGAGAAAGCATATGACCTTGTCAACCGAGACGTACTGTGGGAAGTGATGACAGCCATGGGCTACCCTCCCC TTTGCTTGTCTAGGGGTATTGACGGAATTGAACACTACGGAAAACGCATCCAAGTTCGT GCTATTGAGAGAACTGCAACTGTTTATTGGTTGGGGCCACATCTCAAGAACTTCCTTCCACAAATCACCCAGCCTAGGTTTAATGTAACCCATTCATCGCATCCATACTTCACTACCTCACTTTCAACCATCACCGATCTACTTAAAGCTGGCATCTTCACATCGTCAACTGTATCGAATCACCGCGCCACCTACAATCACCTGATCGCTAACATAGGGCAACCAGGGAGAACAGAGATTGCGAAACCGGACCTTGACTGGGCTTCCATCTGGCGTTGGGTGGCCAAAATCAAAGGGAAAAACGCCGAACTGGTCTGGGATTTTAACCATAACCAGCTTTCTACCAAAATGCGTCTCACAAATCTCAATCTTTCAAACAACGACCAATGCCCTCTATGCAATGCTGGCCAAGAAACTGACGACCATCTAATGTTACTTTGTAAAGAGAAAGTTGACAACAGTTTATGGCTCCGTATTCAATTGACGAAACTCGGATGTCTAAAACCACTGAAATCAGCAATCAATGGAGACGTTGGAAATGGgcccaataaaaagaaaatactggCCCTCATCCAATCCTACATAATCACCGTCTGGACTGGCCGCAGCCAAAACTTCAACCCAGCCATAAACGAAATACAGTCTCTCTGGTCACGCCTCCTTCATTCAAAAAACTCTCCACAGACGTCACCTTCTAAACCCTAA
- the LOC123477595 gene encoding uncharacterized protein LOC123477595 has translation MGTESPDVWPRTAEISFGNTEVTRHEFYECFEHDSNESDSIFDASLVARRSEFELEIGQLTSYALEFNISNSMAQAFNRGVLGSIPESDNPLVSPFTVEEINNALRATKKNKAPGRKSKEVSSLKPAAIIAYDLEKAYDLVNRDVLWEVMTAMGYPPLCLSRGIDGIEHYGKRIQVRAIERTATVYWLGPHLKNFLPQITQPRFNVTNSSHPYFTTSLSTITDLLKAGIFTSSTVSNHRATYNHLIANIGQPGRTEIAKPDLDWASIWRWVAKIKGKNAELVWDFNHNQLSTKMRLTNLNLSNNDQCPQCNAGQETDDHLMLLCKEKVDNSLWLRIQLTKLGCLKPLKSAINGDVGNGPNKKKILALIQSYIITVWTGRSQNFTPAINKIQSLWSRLLH, from the exons ATGGGAACGGAATCCCCAGACGTCTGGCCACGTACTGCCGAAATCTCTTTTGGTAATACTGAAGTGACCAGGCATGAATTCTACGAATGTTTCGAGCATGATAGTAATGAATCTGACAGCatctttgatgct TCATTAGTGGCAAGGAGGTCCGAATTCGAGTTAGAGATAGGTCAGTTAACCTCGTACGCGTTagaattcaacatttcaaattcgatG GCTCAAGCGTTCAATCGAGGAGTACTAGGTTCGATCCCGGAGAGTGACAATCCTCTAGTGTCTCCATTTACAGTAGAGGAAATTAACAACGCACTTAGGGCAACTAAAAAGAACAAGGCCCCAG GCcgtaaatcaaaagaagtATCTTCCCTCAAACCGGCCGCCATTATCGCGTACGATTTGGAGAAAGCATATGACCTTGTCAACCGAGACGTACTGTGGGAAGTGATGACAGCCATGGGCTACCCTCCCC TTTGCTTGTCTAGGGGTATTGACGGAATTGAACACTACGGAAAACGCATCCAAGTTCGT GCTATTGAGAGAACTGCAACTGTTTATTGGTTGGGGCCACATCTCAAGAACTTCCTTCCACAAATCACCCAGCCTAGGTTTAATGTAACCAATTCATCGCATCCATACTTCACTACCTCACTTTCAACCATCACCGATCTACTTAAAGCTGGCATCTTCACATCGTCAACTGTATCGAATCACCGCGCCACCTACAATCACCTGATCGCTAACATAGGGCAACCAGGGAGAACAGAGATTGCGAAACCGGACCTTGACTGGGCTTCCATCTGGCGTTGGGTGGCCAAAATCAAAGGGAAAAACGCCGAACTGGTCTGGGATTTTAACCATAACCAGCTTTCTACCAAAATGCGTCTCACAAATCTCAATCTTTCAAACAACGACCAATGCCCTCAATGCAATGCTGGCCAAGAAACTGACGACCATCTAATGTTACTTTGTAAAGAGAAAGTTGACAACAGTTTATGGCTCCGTATTCAATTGACGAAACTCGGATGTCTAAAACCACTGAAATCAGCAATCAATGGAGACGTTGGAAATGGgcccaataaaaagaaaatactggCCCTCATCCAATCTTATATAATCACCGTCTGGACTGGCCGCAGCCAAAACTTCACTCCAGCTATAAACAAAATACAGTCTCTCTGGTCACGCCTCCTTCATTAA